One segment of Candidatus Hydrogenedentota bacterium DNA contains the following:
- a CDS encoding M4 family metallopeptidase — MAIIPVFLVVLSIYQTPAWSQASGQASGKMAQRNAAVENLIGSVQGLGASTDVRVNKAPGEYVRFLGAPPASYFPLPMAAGKALPEKAEAFLKEHQRIFMDESPNADFRATRSKTHESRSYIRVQQLYSGLPVFCAEATVQLNEAGEVVCAFSDFKRNTEELDKGGVNLSPTLSAAEAQARAVELAPPPAAPPGRPRPNPGDADIRARGWLSTWNPNLQLEAGPPTLAIFSPDVVGAGGATRLVWRMTVNAVNDPLVSELVLVDAHTGDIAFHYPLAHAALNRQIYDANNTSSDPGTLLRSEGGAPVGLADANNAYDYFGDTYAFYSAEHGRDSINNAGMALSGTVRYCDPGDSCPMPNAFWSDSAQRMYFGQGYASADDVVGHELTHGVTSYESNLIYFNQAGAINESLSDMWGEWVDLTNGAGNDTSGVRWLMGEDLPIGAIRDMSNPPAYGDPDRMGSPLFSANIGDVGGVHYNSGVGNKLCYLLTDGGTFNGHTVTGMGIGATAALLYECAANLLTSASDYLDLYILLLQAADNLGYTQAAKNNLVEACLAVELGVEPDKMAVGPYAGTWVFPMYTLYHDSRTQSIYLASEIGRSGRITGLSLYVTTIPGQTMNNWTIRIKTTALSAFSAPASMDATGWTTCYQANETISTTGQRKFTFSTPFLYDGTSNLMIDFSHNNTSYTTQGICLVFVPGGYRSVIGYSDSTNGDPLNWSGSSSPTKTRSTAVPCIALTFSPASATVTNVTSTHADGTYTAGEVIDVDVTFSTTVNVTGAPRLELETGATNRMASYLSGNGTNTLRFRYTVQSGDTSPDLDYTNGGALQFNGGTIKDTTTLTSATLELPAAGAPGSLGANKAIVIDTTAPTVSSVTSSLADGTYPAGQVVPVQITFSEPVTYTAGTGVAQLQLETGATDRQASYADGSGSTVLTFNYTVQPGDTSADLEYLGTGALTLTGTASIKDAAGNNAGLTLPALGSVNSLGGSKAIVIDGIAPTVSSVTSTLANGFYTTGQLVPITVTFSKSVTYTAGMGVAQLQLETGATDRQAPYADGSGTTVLTFNYTVQAGDASSDLEYLSTDALTLTGTASIKDAAGNNAGLTLPALGSVNSLGGSKAIGIDTTPPTGTVVIDGGAAYTVNQDVTLTLTPDDGSGSGVAQMQFSNDGSSWSGWENVASSKAWTLSAGFGAKTVYVQYRDQAGNVSVDVIADTISYDDVVVAVTVSPDTWAIGAHALAYVGESGPYVVSNTGNVPEDVTIKAGNGSGGWQLQAAPGSNAFSVDVDKGDDGSYEIGLTTLEQLLAEAVPVSGNNTFGLRYRSPSGDTFGGGVAQDFTITLKVSRHVP, encoded by the coding sequence ATGGCCATAATTCCCGTTTTCCTGGTGGTCCTTTCCATTTACCAGACCCCGGCATGGAGCCAAGCATCGGGCCAAGCATCGGGCAAGATGGCGCAGCGAAATGCCGCCGTGGAAAACCTGATTGGCAGCGTGCAAGGTCTTGGGGCTTCTACCGACGTGAGGGTGAACAAGGCGCCCGGCGAGTATGTGCGCTTCTTGGGCGCGCCTCCCGCTTCCTATTTTCCCCTGCCGATGGCGGCGGGGAAGGCGTTGCCCGAGAAAGCCGAGGCTTTTCTCAAAGAGCATCAACGCATTTTCATGGACGAATCCCCCAACGCGGATTTTCGCGCCACGCGAAGCAAGACGCATGAATCGCGTTCTTATATCCGAGTGCAGCAGTTGTATTCCGGGTTACCCGTCTTTTGCGCGGAAGCGACCGTCCAGTTGAACGAAGCCGGAGAGGTCGTCTGCGCGTTTTCTGATTTCAAGCGCAACACGGAGGAACTCGACAAGGGCGGTGTGAACCTTTCGCCCACCCTGTCGGCGGCGGAAGCGCAAGCGCGAGCCGTTGAACTCGCGCCGCCACCCGCTGCGCCGCCGGGACGCCCCCGCCCCAATCCGGGCGACGCCGACATCCGCGCGCGCGGATGGCTTTCCACGTGGAATCCCAACCTTCAACTTGAGGCCGGCCCCCCCACGCTGGCGATTTTCTCTCCCGACGTGGTGGGAGCGGGCGGCGCGACACGTTTGGTCTGGCGGATGACGGTCAATGCGGTGAACGATCCGTTGGTTTCCGAACTCGTGCTGGTGGACGCCCATACGGGCGACATCGCATTCCATTACCCCTTGGCGCATGCCGCCCTGAACAGGCAAATCTACGATGCCAACAACACGAGCAGCGACCCCGGAACCCTGCTGCGGTCGGAAGGGGGCGCACCGGTTGGGCTCGCGGACGCCAATAATGCCTACGACTATTTTGGCGACACGTACGCGTTCTACAGCGCGGAGCATGGCCGCGACAGCATCAACAATGCCGGCATGGCCTTGAGCGGCACGGTGCGTTACTGTGATCCGGGCGATTCGTGTCCCATGCCCAACGCGTTCTGGAGCGATTCGGCCCAGCGCATGTATTTTGGCCAGGGTTACGCCTCCGCCGATGATGTGGTGGGACATGAATTGACGCATGGCGTCACCAGTTACGAGTCCAACCTCATCTACTTCAATCAGGCCGGCGCGATAAATGAATCCTTGTCCGACATGTGGGGCGAATGGGTGGACTTGACGAACGGGGCCGGCAACGACACCTCAGGCGTGAGGTGGCTCATGGGCGAAGATTTGCCCATCGGGGCGATCCGCGACATGTCGAACCCGCCCGCCTACGGCGATCCGGATCGGATGGGAAGCCCCTTGTTCAGCGCCAATATCGGCGATGTCGGCGGCGTCCATTACAACAGCGGTGTTGGAAACAAACTGTGCTATCTGCTGACGGACGGCGGCACGTTCAACGGCCACACGGTAACGGGCATGGGAATCGGCGCCACGGCGGCCCTGTTGTATGAATGCGCGGCAAACCTGCTGACGAGCGCCTCGGACTATCTGGATCTGTATATTCTTCTTTTGCAGGCCGCCGACAACTTGGGCTATACCCAAGCCGCCAAGAACAACTTGGTTGAAGCCTGCCTGGCCGTCGAGTTGGGCGTCGAACCGGACAAGATGGCCGTCGGTCCGTACGCGGGTACGTGGGTTTTCCCCATGTACACCTTGTACCACGACTCCCGCACGCAATCGATCTATCTGGCCAGTGAAATCGGCCGAAGCGGGAGAATTACGGGGTTGTCCCTGTATGTCACAACCATTCCCGGACAGACAATGAACAACTGGACCATCCGCATCAAGACCACGGCGCTGAGTGCGTTTTCGGCGCCGGCTTCCATGGATGCGACCGGCTGGACAACCTGCTACCAAGCCAACGAGACGATAAGCACGACGGGGCAGCGCAAATTCACCTTCTCGACGCCCTTCCTGTACGACGGCACAAGCAACCTGATGATTGATTTCAGCCACAACAACACGTCCTACACCACACAAGGAATCTGCCTCGTGTTTGTGCCTGGAGGCTACCGGTCGGTCATCGGATATAGCGACAGTACGAACGGCGATCCCTTGAACTGGTCGGGATCGTCGTCACCCACCAAAACCCGCAGCACCGCGGTTCCTTGTATTGCGCTTACATTCAGCCCCGCGTCGGCGACGGTGACGAATGTAACCAGCACCCATGCCGACGGCACATACACGGCCGGTGAAGTGATTGACGTGGACGTCACGTTCTCGACCACGGTCAACGTGACCGGAGCGCCCCGGCTCGAACTGGAAACCGGCGCCACCAACCGCATGGCCTCCTACCTCAGCGGCAACGGCACAAACACGCTCCGATTCCGGTATACGGTTCAATCCGGCGATACCTCGCCCGACCTCGACTACACAAACGGCGGCGCGCTTCAGTTTAACGGAGGAACCATCAAGGATACGACAACATTAACGAGCGCCACGCTTGAGTTGCCGGCGGCCGGCGCCCCGGGGTCGCTCGGCGCCAACAAGGCCATTGTGATTGACACGACGGCGCCGACGGTTTCGAGCGTCACGAGCAGCCTTGCGGACGGGACTTACCCCGCGGGACAAGTCGTTCCCGTACAAATCACTTTCAGCGAACCGGTCACGTACACGGCAGGCACGGGAGTGGCGCAATTGCAGTTGGAGACGGGCGCGACGGACCGCCAGGCTTCCTATGCGGACGGCAGCGGCTCGACCGTGCTCACGTTCAACTACACGGTTCAACCCGGGGACACGTCCGCGGATCTCGAATATTTGGGCACGGGGGCGTTGACGTTGACGGGCACGGCCTCAATCAAGGATGCAGCAGGCAACAACGCGGGGCTGACGCTGCCGGCCTTGGGTTCGGTAAACTCATTGGGTGGGAGCAAGGCCATCGTGATTGACGGCATCGCCCCCACGGTATCGAGCGTAACCAGCACCCTTGCAAACGGATTCTACACAACGGGCCAGCTTGTGCCCATCACGGTCACGTTCAGCAAATCGGTCACGTACACGGCAGGCATGGGGGTGGCGCAATTGCAGTTGGAAACGGGCGCGACGGACCGCCAGGCTCCCTATGCGGACGGCAGCGGCACGACCGTGCTCACGTTCAACTACACGGTCCAAGCCGGGGATGCGTCGTCGGACCTCGAATATCTGAGCACGGATGCGCTGACCTTGACGGGCACGGCCTCAATCAAGGATGCAGCGGGCAACAACGCGGGGCTGACGCTGCCGGCCTTGGGTTCCGTGAATTCGTTGGGCGGAAGCAAGGCGATTGGGATAGACACCACGCCTCCGACCGGCACGGTCGTCATTGACGGCGGCGCCGCCTACACGGTGAATCAAGACGTGACGCTCACGCTGACGCCCGACGACGGCAGCGGTTCCGGGGTCGCCCAGATGCAATTCAGCAATGACGGCTCGTCCTGGAGCGGATGGGAAAACGTCGCGTCCAGCAAGGCATGGACCTTGTCGGCCGGATTCGGCGCCAAGACCGTGTACGTGCAATATAGGGACCAGGCGGGCAACGTATCGGTGGATGTTATCGCCGACACCATTTCCTATGACGATGTGGTCGTCGCCGTCACGGTGTCGCCGGACACCTGGGCCATCGGCGCGCATGCCTTGGCGTACGTCGGCGAATCCGGGCCCTATGTCGTGTCGAATACGGGAAATGTTCCGGAAGACGTGACCATCAAGGCGGGCAACGGGTCGGGCGGCTGGCAATTACAGGCCGCCCCCGGATCCAATGCGTTCTCCGTTGACGTGGACAAGGGCGACGACGGTTCGTATGAAATCGGGCTTACCACGCTCGAACAACTGCTTGCGGAGGCGGTCCCGGTCTCCGGCAACAATACATTTGGACTTCGGTACCGCTCGCCGTCGGGCGACACGTTCGGCGGGGGCGTTGCGCAGGATTTCACCATCACCCTCAAGGTTTCGCGGCATGTGCCATAG